Part of the Usitatibacter palustris genome, GACGCCCGCAGCCTGATGCGCATGAACGCGCAACAGTTGGCGGCGGAACTGCGTGCGAGCCAGGCCAAGCCCGCGTATTCGAAGGAAACGCGCGCGCACCTTGCCGAGAGCCTCAACACGCTCGACGAGGCGCTGAAGGCCCCGCTGCAACGCGCCGGAGTCTAGTGCCGAAGGCGAAGCCCCAGGAACTGCGATTCGAGCCGGCTGACAACAGCCGGCTCGCTTCGCTTTGTGGGCCGCTCGACGCGAACCTGCGCCAGATCGAGAACGCGCTCGACGTCACCATCGCGCGCCGCGGCGAGCGCTTCCGCGTTTCAGGTCCCGCCGACAAGACGGTGCTCGCCTCGAAGGCGTTGCAGCGTTTCTACGACCAGGCGACGCGCGAGCTGAGCGTCGAGGACATCCAGCTCGGCCTCGTGGAGATCACGCGCGCGCCGGTGAAAGCCGCCGACCCGGATGCCGCGCCGCCGCTGGTGCTCCCGCGCCGCGAGCTTTCCGCGCGCACGCCTCGCCAGGCGCAGTACCTGCAGCAGATGCGTTCGCTCGACATCACCTTCGGCATCGGGCCCGCGGGAACCGGCAAGACGTTCCTCGCGGTCGCAGCCGCGGTCGATGCGTTCGAGCGCGATGCCGTCAAGCGGATCGTGCTCACGCGCCCCGCGGTGGAAGCCGGCGAGAAGCTCGGGTTCCTTCCGGGCGACCTCGCGCAGAAGATCGATCCCTACCTGCGGCCGCTCTACGACGCGCTCTACGACCTCACCGGCTACGACAAGGTGGGCCGGCTCTTCGAGCGCGGCGCCATCGAGATTGCACCGCTGGCGTTCATGCGCGGGCGCACGCTCAACCACTCGTTCATCATCCTCGACGAAGCGCAGAACACCACGCCCGAGCAGATGAAGATGTTCCTCACCCGCATCGGCTTCGGCTCGAAGGCGGTGGTGACCGGCGACATCACGCAGATCGACCTCGCCAAGAACCAGCGCTCGGGCCTCATCGACGCGAAGGAAGTCCTCACCGGCGTGCGCGGCATCGGCTTCACCCAGTTCCAGTCGGACGACGTGGTGCGCCACCCGCTCGTCCAGGCGATCGTCGACGCCTACGACCGTGTCACGCCCGCGCGGCGATGAGCGCGCCGGCGATGACCGTGCAGCGCGCCTCGCGCGCGAGCCACATTCCGGGCGATCGCAAGCTCCTCGCCTGGGCGAAGGCCACGCTCGCGCGAACCGCGCAGGTCACCCTGCGGTATGTCGCCGAAACGGAAGGGCGGCGGCTGAACGCCAGGTTCCGGGGCAAGGACTACGCCACCAACGTGCTTACGTTTTCTTACGGCGAGGGCAACCAGCTCGAAGGCGACATCGTCATCTGCGCGCCGGTCGTTGCGCGTGAGGCGAAGGCCCAGGGAAAGAGCGTGGAAGCACACCACGCACACCTGCTTGTCCACGGGTTGCTGCACCTGCAGGGGCTCGAACACGAGCGCGCGGCCGATGCGAAACGCATGGAAGCGCGCGAGCGCCAGATCCTCGCGCGGCTCGGATTCGCCGACCCCTACGCGTAGCGCGTTCGGGCCGTCACGGGCTCGAAGGCGATTTCTGCTACAGTAATTTCGTCTTTCCCCTCCCAATACCGAATGGACGAGCCCGCGAAGCCGGGACTGCTGGAGCGCCTATCGTCCCTGCTGCTGCGCGAGCCCGAAGATCGCGAGCAACTGGTCGAACTGCTGCACTCGGCCTACGAGCGCAAGATCCTCGACGCCGACGCGTTGTCGATGATCGAGGGCGTGCTCCAGGTGTCGGAGTCGCAGGTTCGCGACGTCATGATCCCGCGTTCGCAGATGGACGTGATCGACGTCGCGGAAAGCCCCGAGAAGTTCATCCCCTTCGTGATCGAGACGGCGCACTCGCGCTTCCCGGTGTACGAGGACAACCGCGACAACGTGATCGGCATCCTGCTCGCGAAGGACCTCCTGCGCTTCTACGCGGAGGAAGAGTTCAACGTCCGCGACATGCTGCGGCCCGCGGTGTTCGTGCCCGAGGCCAAGCGCCTGAACGTGCTGCTCAAGGAATTCCGTGCCAACCGCAACCACATCGCCATCGTGGTCGATGAGTACGGCGGCGTCTCGGGCCTGGTGACCATCGAGGACGTGATCGAGCAGATCGTCGGCGACATCGAGGACGAGTACGACTTCGACGAGACCGAGGACAACATCCTGCTCGACCGTGCGGGCAAGTTCCGCGTGAAGGCGGGCACGGAGATCGCCGACTTCAACAACCACTTCGGGACGAAATTCACCGACGAGGACCACGACACGGTCGGCGGGCTCGTGGTGTCGCATTTCGGCCGGCTGCCCAAGCGCGGCGAATCGATCGCGATCGACGGCCTGACCTTCCAGGTCCTGCGCGCCGACAGCCGGATGGTCCACGCCCTGCTCGTCGAGAAGCCGCGGGAGAAGGTGTGAGCTTCGCCGGCGAGGCGTCGCCGCCCGCAAGGTCGGCGGCACGAATCCTCGCGCGCGGCCTCCTGCTTCCCGCGGTGGCCGGTGCGGCCACCGTCGTGGGCTTCGCACCGTTCTATTGGTGGCCCGTCACCGTCGTGGCGCTCGCCGTGCTCTTTCGCGTGTGGGACACGAGCGGCTCGCCCCTGCAGGCCGCGCTTTCGGGATTCGCCTTCGGGCTGGGCATGTTCCTCGCGGGCGTGTCGTGGGTCTTCGTGAGCATGCATGTGTATGGCGCGATGCCGGTGGCGCTCGCGGCCGTGGCCACGTTCCTCTTCTGCGCTTATCTCGCGATCTTTCCCGCGCTCGCGGGCTGGCTCGCGCTTCGCATCGCACGCGACGCCACGTGCCGGCGGCTTGCGGCGATTCCCGCGGCCTTCGTGGCATTCGAGTGGCTGCGGGGTGTTCTCTTCACGGGATTTCCCTGGCTCACGCTGGGCGCTTCGCAAACGCCTTCCAGCCCGCTCGCGGGATTCGCCCCGCTCCTCGGGGGCTACGGTGTCTCGCTCGCGGCCGCACTCGTGGCCGCAATCCTCGCCGCACTGGTGGCGAGCGCACCCTGGTCGCGCGGACGCCATGCGTTGCTCGCCGGGCTCGCAACGCTCCTCATCGTGGGCGGCGTGCTGAAAGCCGTGCCTTTCACGGAGCCGGTGGGCAAGCCCGTCTCGGTGGCGCTGCTCCAGGGCAACGTTGCGCAGCACCTGAAGTGGCGCGATGAGGTCCGCACGAAGACGTTCACCGATTACGCCCGCATGGCGCAGGAGGCGCGAGCGCAGATCGTGGTGCTGCCCGAGACGGCGCTGCCCGCGTTCTTCGACCGCCTGCCACCGCGCTACCTCGACGGGCTCCGGGACCACGCGCGCGAGGCCGGCAAGGACATCCTGCTGGGCACCGTGGAGCGGAAATTCGAGGGCGAGAAGTACCAGTACTTCAACAGCCTCGTGAAGATCGGCCGCGCAGGCCCCGACGAGTCGTATCGCAAACGCCACCTCGTTCCCTTCGGCGAATTCATCCCGTGGGGCTTCGACTGGGTGCTGAAGGTGCTGAAGATTCCGCTCACCGATTTCGGCCGGGGCGATGCGCGCCAGGCGCCGATCACCGCCGCGGGCGTCGCGATCGGCGTGGCCATTTGCTACGAGGACATCTTCGGCTCCGAGGTGATCGACCACCTGCCGCGCGCGCAGTTGCTGCTCAATGTCACCAACGACGCGTGGTTCGGCGAGTCGTTCGCCGCCGAGCAGCACTTGCAGGCTTCGCAGTTGCGCGCGCTCGAGGCCGGGCGCTGGATGCTGCGCTCGACCAACACGGGCGTGACCGCCGCCATCGACGAGCGCGGTTATGTCGTCGCGAAGCTTCCGCAGTTCACGAGCGGGACGCTGCTCACCGAAGCGGTGCCGCGCGAAGGCCTCACGCCGTACGCACGGATGGGTGACCTCGCGGTACTGT contains:
- a CDS encoding PhoH family protein, with product MPKAKPQELRFEPADNSRLASLCGPLDANLRQIENALDVTIARRGERFRVSGPADKTVLASKALQRFYDQATRELSVEDIQLGLVEITRAPVKAADPDAAPPLVLPRRELSARTPRQAQYLQQMRSLDITFGIGPAGTGKTFLAVAAAVDAFERDAVKRIVLTRPAVEAGEKLGFLPGDLAQKIDPYLRPLYDALYDLTGYDKVGRLFERGAIEIAPLAFMRGRTLNHSFIILDEAQNTTPEQMKMFLTRIGFGSKAVVTGDITQIDLAKNQRSGLIDAKEVLTGVRGIGFTQFQSDDVVRHPLVQAIVDAYDRVTPARR
- the ybeY gene encoding rRNA maturation RNase YbeY; this translates as MSAPAMTVQRASRASHIPGDRKLLAWAKATLARTAQVTLRYVAETEGRRLNARFRGKDYATNVLTFSYGEGNQLEGDIVICAPVVAREAKAQGKSVEAHHAHLLVHGLLHLQGLEHERAADAKRMEARERQILARLGFADPYA
- a CDS encoding HlyC/CorC family transporter — translated: MDEPAKPGLLERLSSLLLREPEDREQLVELLHSAYERKILDADALSMIEGVLQVSESQVRDVMIPRSQMDVIDVAESPEKFIPFVIETAHSRFPVYEDNRDNVIGILLAKDLLRFYAEEEFNVRDMLRPAVFVPEAKRLNVLLKEFRANRNHIAIVVDEYGGVSGLVTIEDVIEQIVGDIEDEYDFDETEDNILLDRAGKFRVKAGTEIADFNNHFGTKFTDEDHDTVGGLVVSHFGRLPKRGESIAIDGLTFQVLRADSRMVHALLVEKPREKV
- the lnt gene encoding apolipoprotein N-acyltransferase, whose amino-acid sequence is MSFAGEASPPARSAARILARGLLLPAVAGAATVVGFAPFYWWPVTVVALAVLFRVWDTSGSPLQAALSGFAFGLGMFLAGVSWVFVSMHVYGAMPVALAAVATFLFCAYLAIFPALAGWLALRIARDATCRRLAAIPAAFVAFEWLRGVLFTGFPWLTLGASQTPSSPLAGFAPLLGGYGVSLAAALVAAILAALVASAPWSRGRHALLAGLATLLIVGGVLKAVPFTEPVGKPVSVALLQGNVAQHLKWRDEVRTKTFTDYARMAQEARAQIVVLPETALPAFFDRLPPRYLDGLRDHAREAGKDILLGTVERKFEGEKYQYFNSLVKIGRAGPDESYRKRHLVPFGEFIPWGFDWVLKVLKIPLTDFGRGDARQAPITAAGVAIGVAICYEDIFGSEVIDHLPRAQLLLNVTNDAWFGESFAAEQHLQASQLRALEAGRWMLRSTNTGVTAAIDERGYVVAKLPQFTSGTLLTEAVPREGLTPYARMGDLAVLFIVAALLVAAFLKGFHKR